GCAAAGAGGAAGGGGCTTGTCCTTCTGGTAGTTTTCCTTCTTGTCCTTACAGTGCAGCACCCGTCCTCTGGTGAGTTTGCGGGCACCTCGACCAGTGGCTTCCTGCTCTGACCTGCAGCGCCTTGATGAACTTCACCAGCCAGTGTCAATATTTAACAACTAGGgcttttctttaagaaagaaaagccctgatttgtagcgtTTGTAGCGTTTCCTGACTTCCACGGCATGAATACTCTCACCGTGACCAATTTCAACGCGGGCTGGAGAAAAGAAGTGCAGAACTGGCTGTTGCAAGCCCGTACGGACCAGCTCGCACACACCCCTGGGGCAGCCACACCTGTCCAGTCAGGCCTGAATTTCACCCGTCCGGAGTCTCGGGCTGGGGGTGCGGGGGAGGGTTGGCTCTCCTAGGTCTGCTTCTTCCTCTGGTGCTCTCCCTCAGTCCCAGAGGTAGGAGCTGCTCCCCATGCTGCTATTCCTATATTAAGATCTCCTTACCTCCTTTAACAGATAATCCCCCTTTACTAGCTAGCACTTCTTTGTATTAAACGTTCCCTGCCTAAAGAACAAGTGTGGTTTCTGTCTCATGCCTGGACACTTGTAGATGTGACCCTGTCCCAAGAGGCAGCTCAGTATGGGGCTGAGGAAGGGCCAGGACCAAAGGCCCATTCACAATAATACTAATATAGGATGGCCACTGCCTGCacagctgctctgtgccaggcccagaACCCTAATGAAGTCGGCATCTTGGCTGTTACTCGCAGCCAAAGGCATGCTAGTTGATACAGTCATCTCAAACAGAGGGCGTGAAGCGATGAGCTGCAGGTGGGACTAGGTAAACATTTCTTCCTAAATCAGGAAAGACACAGGAAAAATCTTAAGGTGCTTATAACTTTTATGGAATAGAGTCCTAAAACTGATTAGACAAAAGTACAATTCTGTCTGGAGACTTTCTCACCCACAGTCCATTGGGAAGGCTCTTTTCTGGCATGAACTCTCTGATGTCTGATAAGCTCAGAACTCCATCTGTaggccttcccacattctttacataGGAAAGGTTTCTCTCCACTGTGGATTCTCAGATGCTGACTTAGATATGAGCTTTGactgaaggccttcccacactCATTACACTCGTAGGGCTTCTCCCCTGAATGAACCCTCTGATGTTGAACAAGATGAGCACTCCACCTGAAGGACTTCCCACACGCATGACATTcgtagggtttctctcctgtatgaattctctgatgctgAATGAGGTTTGAGCTCTGGTTGAAAGTTTTCCCACAGTCACTGCActtatagggtttctctccagaaTGGATTCTCTGGTGGATTATAAGGTGTGAGTTATAAATGAAGGCTTTaccacattcactgcattcatGGTCTTTCTTCCCTGTGGGAGTTGTCTTAAGGGTGGCAACCATCTGCCTGAAGCTTTTCCCCTGAGCGGGGGACTGCTTCAGTCTTTCCCCTTTGAGATTTCTCTGCTGCTGCTCTAAAGGGGCCTCAACTTCAGAGGCAGCTTCAAATGTAGAGGTGCTGGTGGTGAGTTTTTCTCTGAGCACCTGTGATTCCACGTCAGTAATGGGTGGTTCTGGCAACGACCCTTTGTCCTTGGGCTCTGCATCATCTTCTGCAACAACTGATGGAAAATGTAAATATACCTGTTCTGGATGTATGGAGAAATGACACTTGGATTAGGATTTCTGGcatgaaaataaaagcttaaaaaatattcaatatacacACATGACAAAATTCAGAAGGAAAGTCATTTAAATATGAACACTGGTCATCTGTTGGTGATGGGACTGTGTAGGGGAgaaggtttcttcttttttctcccccctcccccttatctgttttttctaaattttccttaaTGGAACACTgcaaaaatgttatttgaaaaataaatttcaaggcaAGACCTTCttttttaggatttactcttaaaaaatatgagcaaaaataatattttcaagaaactGGGGAGTGATGTCGTGtgggaagggagaaatgagaaTCACAGGTTGAGGGAAAAGGGATGTTCCTTAACGCACAAAGACCCTGCTCCTCCTGTGTTCGTGACCTTCACCTCTTCCCAGTCATTCCCTGCCCCACAAATCTCTAGCCACAGAAAAGGATCCCCAAGCAGCTGGCTCCTTTACTGAAGGGACGACTGCCTTCTTGGTGCTTTCTGCCTTTCCCTTTGACCTGCTCCTTAAAAAACGAAGAgtgctcggggcttccctggtggcgcagtggttgagagtccgcctgccgatgcagggcacacgggttcgtgccccggtctgggaagattccacatgccgcggagcggctgggcccgtgagccatggccgctgggcctgcacgtccggagcctgtgctccgcaatgggagaggccacaacagtgagaggcccgcgtaccgcaaaaaaaaaaaaaaaaaaaaaaacaaagagtgcTCTGCGTTTTTTAAAACACGCTTTTTGTGTTTTAACTGTTAACGCTTTCTGTAGTCTACAGAGAACAAAAAGCAATTGCTATAAGGTATTGCAAgacttgaaaaatacattttttttcaggttaaatGTTTGTGGTTAAAGAAACCTGAAACATGcttgctgaaaaaaaaagtcaaacagtaGTTAGCTTTGAAGAGagacttacaaaacagaagtaaaggAGACAAGGAGAACTCTGCAAGAAAGGCAAGGAAGTgctgggaaataaaaacatacttatGGAGTAGACACTAAGATTAATCTCCATTGCtagtttttcccattttgttgCTAACAAGAATTTGAATTGTCTTATGCTTTTGTCTGGTGCTGGTGGGGTTGTGGTGTAAAACAAAGTATTTAAATAGAGTCTTCTTGATTAGCAACATATTCATGTCACGTTCCCGACGGTTCATGAGGTTATACAGCACTCAGCAAGGACAGTGCGTGGTCCTGAGGCTCTCACTCTAGAGTTTGCCgtaggagagaggagaggatgtTTGTGGGGATGAAGGCAGGCCGGAAAGGAAGTTTTTGTGGTGAATCTGAAGCGCAGAAGTGTAGATGTAAGAGAGTATCAAATAGGGCTTTTAGGTGGGGGGTAGGTGGTAGATAAAGGTGATGACAGGCTGTGTCTCACGCGGAGTGTGTTATGGCTTAAAAAGTATGTTTTGGGAGTCATGagaaagttaaaagagaaaagatttccaGGCTGGCCTGTAGCCCAGGGCAGTGGAGATGATGAGGCAGGAAGTGAATGAAGTATTTTCTGGTCCTGTTTTAGGGCTCTCTAAAGCCAGGAGATGCTGGTGAGGCTTTACAGCCAGATATGATTGAAATTTAATCCTTACGGCTACTATATGAGGTAGGTTATCGTTATTCCTAATTTAGTGAGTGATGGAACAGGCTACGTCTCTCACCTAAGAGGTAAGAATAGTAAGGCCAAGATGATGATAGCCAACTTTTGACCACCTACACTGTGCCCTTTatactctctcctcctcctctccctccccacagaaCCCTGCTCCTCACCGCTCTCTGGGAAAGGCTGGGTCTCCTTAGGCTGGAGCTGGATGCTTGGTTTCTCCTGGGCTGCCCCCACAGGTTCCTTCTCCTCCCACGGCTCTTCCTGTGCAGGTCCGTGTGCCGGGCCTGGGACCTGGAGGTGATCAGGCACCACTCGGTTTCTGTGGAGCCAAAGCTTCCGAGGAGACTTTAGAGAGCCTCCTCAGAGTCAGCACAGGGGCAGGAAGAGGAGCTAGAGTCTTATTCAGGACTTGAGGGcagaaaaaacacacagaaacacacactcACTGCTCTGCCTGGCCCAAAAGAGTTTTGAACTTGGCAACTCCCCCTACCGCTGCCCCTCTGTCCAGCCTGAAGGCCATTGATCTGGCTCCCACAACAGAGCGTATGTTCCCCTTCCCACCTGCAGTCCTGGTTCATCAAGTTCTTTCTCTAAATCCTCCAGCACAGTCACAGCCTCCTCTCCACTCTTAGGGTGATGTCCCCGCACCCAGGACTGGAGCTTCTCTGGTAGGATGGTCAGGAATTGTTCCAGCACCAGTAACTCCAGGATCTGCTCCTTGGTGTGCCTCTCGGGCCTTAGCCACTCACAGCAGAGTACCCTTAGTCGGCTCAGGGCCTCCCGGGGACCAGGAGTCTCCTGGTAGCAGAGCTGCCTGAAGCGCTGGCGGAAGATCTCCTGACTGGGAGAGTGGTTCCCATGTAGCCTGGTCTCATACTCCCAAGACTGTTCCTCTTCCTTTGGCTCCATCATCATAATCTTCTCTTGATCCTGTGTATCCTGAAGGGCCAGAGTTTCAGCTGCTGTTAGTGATCCAACCATCCTAGCCTGGACTGGCTCTGTAGAAGGCCCATACTAGCAGGAGTCTTTCAGGGGCACCCTATAACATAAGtagaaatcattctttttttttttttttttaattcattaacacACACTCAGCATCTACCAAGAGCCAAACCCTGTACTATATACCCTTTAATACTTTTTTCTCCATTCCTCTCCAGATTCCTATTCCAGTAAGAGTCATTGCCTTTGAGATACTTACAATCTGGTATACAGATATGTAAAGAGTTTGCTACACTAGATAATACAACTAGATAAATGCTATAGCAGGAGAaaacagcagggaaaaaaaaagtgttccagGATCCCACTGGAAGAAACAAGTCTTAAGCAAAACCCAAGTTTCCAGAGCTCAGAGCTGAGAAACTTTTCAGTGCAAGGTGACTTGCCTGTTTTCAATTACTGACTCTCAGAGGTATTGAAGAGGCAGCCTCGTCCCAGATGGCCCCTCCATTCTTTCTCAAGTTTCTGTAGTGGCCACaacaaaagaagaatttaaatctCCTATGAGGCAATCTTATTCAAACGCCCAGGATCCGTAGCAGGGTCCTGAGATGCGGCTGCTATGGGCAAGATGTGGTCTCGGGTAAGGTGTCCAGCGTCAGGAAAATCTAAAGGGAAGGAGATGGGACGCACCCAGAGGCCATTAAAGGCACACAAACAGGGGCGCTGGCCGAGGACAAAGGAAGCGCGGAAGACGAGCGCAGAAGCCTGTTTCTCGGGGTGATGCTTCGGCGGCGCCAGCCCCCAGCTGAACTCCTGCGCACGGCACTGGGCAGGGGACCGCCCGAtcgcctggggagggggctgtccTCCATACCAGTTACAATTCCCCACCCTTCACTTTAACCCTTGGGATCtccagagaagaggagaggcGCACCGGGCCAGCCCCCACCCTCCACAACACGTGACGTAATCCGTGCAACCGGGCGCGGGAACTGTGGGGACCCAGACCCCGTTCCGCGCGGTCTGGCCTCGGCTCCTCACAGGGCTGCCTGCGGGGTGTGCTCACTGCAGAAACCGCCGCTGCCCTCCGGGACTGGCCATAGCAGCGCGGGCCAAAGAGCGACACCCGGGGCGCCGCGGCTAAGACTCACCTCGCAAGACCCGGAGCTCCCATCTGACCACTTCGGCGCAGCGCGCTTCCAGCCCACACGCGGGGGCAGGTGTGCGCCTGCGCACCCGCGGCCGCGGCCTCTCCGGTCGCGGAGGCCTCTGGGAATCGCAGTCCTTGGGCAGTGGAGCGGGGCCGGCATGAGCGGGCCTTTTGGCTTAACGGCTGAAGGGCCTCGCTTTTCTGTTCAGTTGTAGGTCCAGGGGCCGTCCAAGCCGATTTAAACGTCAGGGAAATTCCAGCCTGTGCGTGGCCTCTTTGCAGCATTTCCTCCTCTACGTTCTGTTTTCTAGTTACATCTTACCAGACCTGATTAGAGGATCACAGCTGAGGAGGAAGTTAcccacagggagaaaatattcccAACCACCGGCCTATGCGTGTCCATTAGTAAATAGAAAGCAATTCCTGCGGAGgagtaaaaagaaatgtaaggttGTAGTTTACTGGGGTAGGGGAAAAAGGACTTGTTGATAGAGGAAATCACTGCCATCTTCTCTTCCAATAATGAGAGAAACATGCGTCTGATTATGAGTTCTAGGTAAGGTAACCATTATGAGAATGGAAAAGTACAGTAGAACGTCCAAATTAACAAGGGAAAAAATAGGATGCACTAGAACTTGAGCAAACtagtaaaaatcagaaagaaaagaatccagctggatcaaaagaggaaatcaaaagcgAAATTACAAACTCTTGAATTCTGCAGGGGGGATCAGGAAAGCCTGAGATAAGAATTTGGACAATTCATTAGCTGTTTAGGGACAGGCAATAAACAGAACACTTCGTGGTAAAATCTATAGGACCTAGCAACAGCCATGCTTGAAAATGTATAACCTTAACTACCTCACTTGTTAATGAAATAGATATAAAACAATTTAAGTCAccttaagaaacttttttttgagctgaattttctttttttaaaaattaattaattaatttttatttatttttgactgtgttgggtctttgttgctgctctcgggctttttctagttgcagcgagcgagggctactcttcgttgcagtgcatgggcttcttattgcggtggcttctcatgtcgcagagcacgggctctaggtgcgcgggcttcagtagttgtgtctcgcgggctctagagcgcaggctcagtagttgtggcgcacgggcttagttgctccgcggcaagtggggtcttcccggaccagggctcgaacccgtgtcgcctgcattggcaggcggattcttaaccactgtgcctccagggaagtcccaagagactttaaaatcatagtaaaataaacccaaagaagcaaagaagaggGAATCAGTAAAGATAAAAACTaattaatgggacttccctggtggcacagtggctaagactccgcgctcccaatgcagggggactagatcccacatgctgcaactaagagttcgcacgctgcaactaaaaatccctcgtgctgcaactaaaaaaaaagatcccgcatgctgcaacgaagatcctgcgtgccgcaactaagacccagtgcagccaaataaatacttaaaaaaaaaaacatggaaaaattaaaaagaagagataaattcaaatgctaatttctttGAAATGAGCAATAAAGCCGATAAACTTGTTTAGAGccttattaagaaaaagaaagattaaccAGAATGGGAATGAGAAATAGAACATAACCATAGAATcagaagagatgaaaagaatTAGAGACCATTTCATTAGGGTAGGAATTTAGGGTAGGATATTggaaaacctagatgaaatggatgaTCTTCTGGcaaaatataaattaccaaaattgTGTGCACCAGCCAAATGTATATAAAACAACCCTgactgggggtggcagggggtgggTAAGAAGACCCCAAGAAAGTGCTAGAGAGCAGTTACATTTAGATGTAACATGAAGCACCACTTTCTGGCAAACAACTGAATTTCAAATGGGAATCATTAAAATACTTAactagagggaattccctggaggtccagtggttagaacacTGGCACTTTCACTTCCGGGCCCGggctggatccctggtcagggaactaagatcccacaagctgtgcggcacagccaaaacaacaaaaacactcaACTAGAAACCAGTCACCaagtttaatttgaaataaatggaTACTTTGACCAAGCAAGCAAAATATAATTTGACCTGAATTTTTTTCTGCAGTGACTAGTTTATGGTTATAtctggaagggaaagaaaagaaaggaaattacacATACTGTGCTCCTGTGATGACTATAGTTTTCAACAACTGCCACAAAACTAGAAAATTATAAACTCGGacattcattcaaacatttattgaacaaaaatatatgtgtaaatctAGGTCTGGGTTGGAGGAGAGGGGATACAAAAACGTAGTTCCCTGCTTTCAAAAAGCTAAATGCGTAGGGAGtgtgaagaaaaaaggagaacatGCATAAAAGATTTACAATGTAATAATGGCTTCCTGTAAGCTGTGAGACTGGAGAAACAAAGGACTTTGGTTTGTTCATTCAAACAAGTCATGCGTCAGTGTTTGAATTTTTCTTACAAtgaacaatgtaaaaaaaaaaaagcgacaaggcattttcctttaaagaattGAGTGTGTGCCCTTCAGAACCTGTCAGACACGTGGCCTGTGTTTAAAGAAACAGTTAGTTTAAGCGGTGGGGACTCTGAATGCCACAGGGGATCGGGGGGCCTGAGATAAGAGTCAGGACAATGCATTAGCTGTTTAGGGACAGTAATTAGACCAGACCTCAAACTAAATGCCAAGACAAGAACTTTTACTTTAGGTAACGGGCAGCCACTGGCTACTTTCTGAATGTGAGTTTGCATATCtgtgtgtgagataataaaagcAGTATTTCAAGAAAAGCAAATAGTGGTGTGTATGATGGATTAAAAAGGTGAACAGTTCTGAGGCAAGTAGAACAGCAATGGaagaccaaggctcagagaagcctAGTTCACTTTCACTCTCAGGATCTCAAGGTGCTGCCAGATCTGATCCAGAGATTCTTTATgctaagaggaaagaaagcacatGGGGGTACAGTCTCCTTGATCACACATCCAAAAAATGGTCATGGATACCCTTCAGAGGTAATGAGGAAAAATCATTTTACCCAAGATTCTAAGAAAACTCCAGAGACAGAGAAACCAGTCCTTCCAAACTCATCCCCAGCTGTTCAAGGCCCTCTTCATCACAGGCTGAACTCATGCCCAACCA
This region of Physeter macrocephalus isolate SW-GA chromosome 14, ASM283717v5, whole genome shotgun sequence genomic DNA includes:
- the ZNF232 gene encoding zinc finger protein 232 isoform X3, whose amino-acid sequence is MPAPLHCPRTAIPRGLRDRRGRGRGCAGAHLPPRVGWKRAAPKWSDGSSGSCEDTQDQEKIMMMEPKEEEQSWEYETRLHGNHSPSQEIFRQRFRQLCYQETPGPREALSRLRVLCCEWLRPERHTKEQILELLVLEQFLTILPEKLQSWVRGHHPKSGEEAVTVLEDLEKELDEPGLQVYLHFPSVVAEDDAEPKDKGSLPEPPITDVESQVLREKLTTSTSTFEAASEVEAPLEQQQRNLKGERLKQSPAQGKSFRQMVATLKTTPTGKKDHECSECGKAFIYNSHLIIHQRIHSGEKPYKCSDCGKTFNQSSNLIQHQRIHTGEKPYECHACGKSFRWSAHLVQHQRVHSGEKPYECNECGKAFSQSSYLSQHLRIHSGEKPFLCKECGKAYRWSSELIRHQRVHARKEPSQWTVGEKVSRQNCTFV
- the ZNF232 gene encoding zinc finger protein 232 isoform X1, which encodes MPAPLHCPRTAIPRGLRDRRGRGRGCAGAHLPPRVGWKRAAPKWSDGSSGSCEDTQDQEKIMMMEPKEEEQSWEYETRLHGNHSPSQEIFRQRFRQLCYQETPGPREALSRLRVLCCEWLRPERHTKEQILELLVLEQFLTILPEKLQSWVRGHHPKSGEEAVTVLEDLEKELDEPGLQVPGPAHGPAQEEPWEEKEPVGAAQEKPSIQLQPKETQPFPESEQVYLHFPSVVAEDDAEPKDKGSLPEPPITDVESQVLREKLTTSTSTFEAASEVEAPLEQQQRNLKGERLKQSPAQGKSFRQMVATLKTTPTGKKDHECSECGKAFIYNSHLIIHQRIHSGEKPYKCSDCGKTFNQSSNLIQHQRIHTGEKPYECHACGKSFRWSAHLVQHQRVHSGEKPYECNECGKAFSQSSYLSQHLRIHSGEKPFLCKECGKAYRWSSELIRHQRVHARKEPSQWTVGEKVSRQNCTFV
- the ZNF232 gene encoding zinc finger protein 232 isoform X2, encoding MVGSLTAAETLALQDTQDQEKIMMMEPKEEEQSWEYETRLHGNHSPSQEIFRQRFRQLCYQETPGPREALSRLRVLCCEWLRPERHTKEQILELLVLEQFLTILPEKLQSWVRGHHPKSGEEAVTVLEDLEKELDEPGLQVPGPAHGPAQEEPWEEKEPVGAAQEKPSIQLQPKETQPFPESEQVYLHFPSVVAEDDAEPKDKGSLPEPPITDVESQVLREKLTTSTSTFEAASEVEAPLEQQQRNLKGERLKQSPAQGKSFRQMVATLKTTPTGKKDHECSECGKAFIYNSHLIIHQRIHSGEKPYKCSDCGKTFNQSSNLIQHQRIHTGEKPYECHACGKSFRWSAHLVQHQRVHSGEKPYECNECGKAFSQSSYLSQHLRIHSGEKPFLCKECGKAYRWSSELIRHQRVHARKEPSQWTVGEKVSRQNCTFV